The stretch of DNA AATTCACCTTATAATCGCTTTGATATATTATACATGGCCGAAGACTCTAAACATTGTGTAATTATTTATAAATGACTGTCCCTCTACCCTCATTATACCGTCAGGAGAAAGGCACTGCAGGTCCCTGGCCAAACTATTTCTAAATAGTGCCCCCATCCACTTTTTCAAAGGAGAGGCGAGATCCTGGAAATGGAATAAATAGAATAATTAATGGATATTGGTATGCCTGTCTCATAAAGATGTCTTTAAAAACCCTTTAATTAAAAAATGTGCCCAATCCATGCGCTAGACGTTTTTACTGCTGTGCACTTCATGTTTTGAATGTTAATTATCCAGAGTTGACTGTAGATGTAAAATTGTGAAGATAAAGTAACCTGTTCTGTTTTAGATGCTAGATAGGCTATAGCCCTCAAATGCGAATGTTTAAGCATGCATGCAACACTGTGCGTAATCTATCTCATTTTTCTACTGCAAATGTTGTGTTTTGTTCGAAAACTTGGAAAACAGTCTCATTTTCCAACATTTTCAAAATCAAATGTTTATTTCATTTCGATATATAAGAAATGTCTTTTGCTTTTACATATTcgattctataggtttatagaccGAGTCTTGGACAGAAGATAAACTCATTTATTTTTTGGAGCGTGCCCTTGTGCTTCGGGGGGCTAAGCGCTCCGTGATTTGCTCATCTTCTTCTTTCATTTAACTTTAAAGGTTTAACTTAAAGTGGGCTTGGTGTTTGGTCCAGGGATGGATAGCAACAGTGGTGCTCGCGTGGCTGGGCAGCGGTCCACTGCTCTCATTGGACGGTCGTGATTACAGGCACGCTTCGAAGCGCGAACAAATAACAGGCATACATTATGCTAATGAGATGGCAGTGCGGCACGGGGCAGACCTGATGCACCCCATTCATCCATCCTTCACACAAATGCCAGTGCGAGAGGTGTACGACCATTGTCTGACCAGGGTATATAAGGTATCTGAGGCCAGTCGTGTGCCAGGCTCATTCGCTCACACGAGCTGATTCAAGCGCAAGAGCAAGACGCGTGCCTTGTGCTCATCATACAAACTACTTTTCGGACTTTGGCTCCTTGAAAGACAACTGATACTGTACCTTCTCCAACCAGATTACTaaggtgtgtttctttctgctCCCAGAGTCCTTCGCCGTTTCCTTGACTAGGCCTGCTTTCCAAACTTGACCATGCGCTCTTGCATTTACAGTGTTTAACCCATTCCCTCTCCTCTTATTTCTGCAGGAAAAACATCATGTGCACCGCAATGGAGACCGTTTACTCTGACATGGACAGTTCGAGCTGCGACTACTTTATGCAAGATGACGAAGATTCGTGCAGCAGCATGCACGcttcctccccttcatcctccATCGGCAAGCCCGCCTCCCCGGCCAGCGACAGCCAGGGCTCGTGCTCTACGGATCTGGCACAGAAGAAGAGACGCAGAGGCAGAGCGAGGAACGAAGCCACCGTTCACGTGGTAAAGAAGAACCGGCGCGTAAAGGCAAATGACCGCGAGAGGAACAGAATGCACAGCCTGAATGACGCTTTGGAGACCCTCCGGACCGTTCTACCGGCGTTCCCCGATGACAGCAAACTCACCAAGATCGAAACTCTGCGCTTCGCTCACAATTACATCTGGGCACTCTCCGAGACCATACGCATCGCGGATATTGAACAGCGCCAGAACAAGTCACGGGCTGATGCGCCTCTCTTGCTTCCCAATTTGCGCGTGATGGACGCCCCGAGTCCGGGCAGCGATGCATGCTCCTGGAGCTCCAGcgcgtcctcctcttcctcctctccgtCTTATTGCACTTCAAGCTCCAGCAGCCCAGCTGCACAGAATGACTATGGGTGTTTCCAGACTGATGTTCGACAGTACAGCTACCACAACTTTGTACCAGGCATGTCCTACTAACTGAACTAAAGCCTTACCACAAACTTTTGTAGACTGCGAGATTGTTACAATAGAGTGATAGCAGAGTAATAACTGAGTGCCTACTTCAGTTAGTCTGTTGAAAGGGAAAAAAACTGAATGATATCACTGTTTGCCTTAACCCATGTCTCTGTGGGTGTGTTTTATACCGTTTGTTTTGTTTTCCTATTTTTACATGCTCTAATTTACATTCGGGTTGAACATTAATTTAATTTAGTCGACTTTTCTAAGATGAGTATGATTGATTTGTTAGACGTTTAATATTCCTCAAAAACATTTGCACTTTTTTTTTTCCAGCGCATACGATTCCTACTAGAAGCCCACTTCACAGATCTTAACCTCAACCTCTATTATACGAGTATTATCACTAAAAAGAAGAAGACAGATTTGCTTTTGTAAACTGAGGTGAAAAGTCAATTTTACAATTAGTAGAGCGATAATGCAGAAAAACGAGCGTGGAAATTCAGTTTCACCGCTCTGACAATAGAGTGAAAGGCCGTCAGAAGACAAGGACCTGGCTTCATACATTATGGAGATTGACCCCCTGAAAACTGCAATCCTGTTCAATAGAAAGCCTCAATCCCACGAAGGGGCTACGTTTTAAAATTTGTATTTATTCAAGTTTCGCCTGTCATAATGTATTTTGTATATAAATAGATTTCTATTCTATTTACATGAAAAGTGTGTGAACCATTTTTctacaaataaaaatataactttaaaaaacatatttctcaTTGTTTGGACTCTTCAAATGTTTCTTAGTTGCTTAGAGTCGAACACTCAATGCGTGCTGATTATCGCACTGATAAAGCGCATCGCAAACCCCAATAGCGCAACAATCATTGTCATAATTATGAAATGCATTACAAGAGCAGTTAGATTCCACGCGCGGCCTGTTCATGAAACAAAGAGGTGTGATTAATAAGATAACGGTTTTAGAGAGAGCAGCTCATTACCCATGACCACCATCAGCACTGTTGAATGTATCATCTTCTGGGACTTCAACAGGCAAAATAGCAAATTCTAAGATTGTTAATGTGGCCAAataaaatcatatatatatatatatatatatatatatatatatatatatatatatatatatatatatatatatatatatatatatatatatatatatatatatatatatataaactgttGAAGgcagattaaaaataaatattcaaATTGTTACACTTTACACTGATAAATTGCATCGCATCCCGTTTGGAAAATGTATTGATGTCTTTGCATGTGTAGTACCAGTTTATTACATTTTCATTGGAAAGCTTCTATAGAATGTCCTTCTCCCAAACCAGATATGCATTTAAAGAGGTTTTCCTTagaggtgttgttgttgttgttgtaatcatCCATCCCGCCCGGGATAATTGTTATTTCTGAAGGGATTCAGGTGAAGTTCTCCAGTTGGAGGTCCTGCACGTGTCGGGGATAGACGGGATAGACGAGCATCATAGGAATGCTGCCAGCCCTACGGGGACAAGCACCTGACAATTTACAtgaagaaaaaataaaataaaaaaatcgagAGGATGTCAGCCTGCCAAGGACCAAATAAAATCATCTGACTAGTCAGCTCTCCTGGTGGAGTTGTTGTCGGATGTACGTCTTTCACCAAGACACTATTAGGCGTCACATTCTCCCCACTAACTTGAATTTAATTCAACAGACGTTTTATACAAGTTTAAATAAACATCAAGTGGCTAAGTTATTTTCTGTGGATTCGTGTGTAGTTAGTCGGATACTGTAATGCAATGCCATCTGTTTCTGGGTTGTATATTAAAGTAACGGGTTCATGGGTCGCGTCAGTGGTGGCACGTTATTGTGTACACGCTATGTGAATATAAGTCTTTGTTCATATGCAGGAGGCCATAAGCAATAGGACCACCAGGATTAACCGACGCAGAGCTCCTGCACCTGCAAGCTAATTATCACCAGTCAGCCCTACGCAGTCCAAAATACTGGTTTAATTGGATTATTGAAATTATCATTATCATACCAAAAACCAGCATCTGTGTTACTAATACCCCTTACACAAGATTAGTTTTTAACTGAAAATgttgttccataatgtggtagaagaagaagagaagggcaTCTGAATATgttgttccataatgtggtagaagaagaagagaaggacaTCTGAATATgttgttccataatgtggtagaagaagaagagaagggcaTCTGAATATGTTGTTCCGTAATgtggtagaagaagaagagaagggcaTCTGAATATgttgttccataatgtggtagaaGAAGAGAAGGGCATCTGAATATgttgttccataatgtggtagaagaagaagagaagggcaTCTGAATATgttgttccataatgtggtagaagaagaagagaagggcaTCTGAATATgttgttccataatgtggtagaagaagaagagaagggcaTCTGAATATGTTGTTCCGTAATgtggtagaagaagaagagaagggcaTCTGAATATattgttccataatgtggtagaagaagaagagaagggcaTCTGAATATgttgttccataatgtggtagaagaagaagagaagggaaTCTGAATATGTTGTTCCATAAGGTGGTAGAAGAAGAGAAGGGCATCTGAATATgttgttccataatgtggtagaaTAAGAGAAGGACATCTGAATATgttgttccataatgtggtagaagaagaagagaagggcaTCTGAATATgttgttccataatgtggtagaaGAAGAGAAGGGCATCTGAATATATTGTTCCGTAAGgtggtagaagaagaagagaggggcaTCTGAATATATTATTCCGTAAGgtggtagaagaagaagagaagggcaTCTGAATATATTGTTCCATAAGGTggtagaagaaagagagaagggcaTCTGAATATATTGTTCCGTAAGgtggtagaagaagaagagaagggcaTCTGAACATattgttccataatgtggtagaagaagaagagaagggcaTCTGAATATATTGTTCCATAAGgtggtagaagaagaagagaagggcaTCTGAATATATTATTCCGTAAGGTGGTAGAAGAATAAGAGAAGGGCATCTGAATATATTGTTCCATAAGgtggtagaagaagaagagaagggcaTCTGAATATATTGTTCCGTAAGgtggtagaagaagaagagaagggcaTCTGAACATattgttccataatgtggtagaaGAAGAGAAGGGCATCTGAATATGTTGTTCCGTAATgtggtagaagaagaagagaagggcaTCTGAATATgttgttccataatgtggtagaagaagaagagaagggcaTCTGAATATATTGTTCCATAAGgtggtagaagaagaagaagagacaggCATTTGTCTGAATCATTTCCTCTCTAGTTTTCAGCTCATCCCAGACAGATTGAGTTGAAAACCTCCACCTTCGAACATTCTTCTtcttattccctccctccctcccttcaccccccACACCTACCTTCCTTCCtccaccctcttctccctcttctccctccctccctccctccctccctccctccctccctccctccctccctccctccctccctccctccctccctccctccctccctccctccctccctccctccctccctccctccctccctccatctctttattcATGTTTGGAGACAACAGTGGGACAGACATTTCTGGATGGCTTTAGGTCTTCTTAGAGGTACCTCCATTCTGTACATAATTTAACAGCGGCCATTAAACATTGATTGTGTCAAGATGGTAGTAGCAGCAGGTTGCCAACCCTCAAGGCTCATGTTCGCCCAGGAAAGGGCCTCTGGCTCAGGGCATTAAGGACTGTCACCCCAGGGAGGAGTGGAGAATTGGGCTCACGTGGGGCAGACAGGAAGAGATGAATGAACGGCAACTGGACACCTAGTGAGTCATAATGTTGCTGTGTACACTGAATAAACAATAacatccaggtgtgtgtgtggggggggggggggtggggggggatagCATGACGTTTACATTCACAATTATGCAAAATTGAAGATATGTTAAATACAATTTATGAGGAATCAAAAAGTGATTCTTGTGGACTCCAATTCAGTGCAGCAAATATTTTTGGTATGTATTCAGGGAGCACAGAAACAGTGGAAAATACATGATTAAatacatacataataatacatAAATCCACACTAATAAGGTTGAATTGAGCTCCAGATACACCTCATTTGTCCAACCCTCCTTCTCTGATTGATAATATGTCCAACCCTCCTTCTCTGATTGATAATATGTCCAACCCTCCTTCTCTGATTGATAATAtgtccaaccctcctcctctgaCTGATAATATGTCCAACCCTCCTTCTCTGATTGATAATAtgtccaaccctcctcctctgaTTGATAATAtgtccaaccctcctcctctgaTTGATAATATGTCCAACCCTCCTTCTCTGACTGATAATAtgtccaaccctcctcctctgaCTGATAATTTGTCCAACCCTCCTTCTCTGATTGATAATAtgtccaaccctcctcctctgaCTGATAATATGTCCAACCCTCCTTCTCTGACTGATAATAtgtccaaccctcctcctctgaCTGATAATATGTCCAACCCTCCTTCTCTGACTGATAATATGTCCAACCCTCCTTCTCTGACTGATAATAtgtccaaccctcctcctctgaTTGATAATAtgtccaaccctcctcctctgaTTGATAATATGTCCAACCCTCCTTCTCTGACTGATAATAtgtccaaccctcctcctctgaCTGATAATTTGTCCAACCCTCCTTCTCTGATTGATAATAtgtccaaccctcctcctctgaCTGATAATATGTCCAACCCTCCTTCTCTGACTGATAATAtgtccaaccctcctcctctgaCTGATAATATGTCCAACCCTCCTTCTCTGACTGATAATATGTCCAACCCTCCTTCTCTGACTGATAATAtgtccaaccctcctcctctgaTTGATAATATGTCCAACCCTCCTTCTCTGATTGATAATAtgtccaaccctcctcctctgaCTGATAATATGTCCAACCCTCCTTCTCTGACTGATAATAtgtccaaccctcctcctctgaTTGATAATATGTCCAACCCTCCTTCTCTGATTGATAATAtgtccaaccctcctcctctgaTTGATAATATGTCCAACCCTCCTTCTCTGACTGATAATATGTCCAACCCTCCTTCTCTGACTGATAATAtgtccaaccctcctcctctgaCTGATAATATGTCCAACCCTCCTTCTCTGATTGATAATAtgtccaaccctcctcctctgaCTGATAATATGTCCAACCCTCCTTCTCTGATTGATAATATGTCCAACCCTCCTTCTCTGACTGATAATAtgtccaaccctcctcctctgaTTGATAATATGTCCAACCCTCCTTCTCTGACTGATAATATGTCCAACCCTCCTTCTCTGACTGATAATAtgtccaaccctcctcctctgaTTGATAATAtgtccaaccctcctcctctgaTTGGTTGATTGTTTTGGGTTGTTATCTCTCTTTGAAGATCATGTGAGGTTAAGTCTATCAGTCGTCTCATCCCAAACACAGGGATTAGCTAAAGCTAGCTAACAACAACTCCCTCCACCTGCCCCCACTACTCCTGCAGATAcccctgtctgtctcaacctacACCACCTCAAGGTCACGGAGGGGAATGATCCCCAGGTTGCAAGCCTTCCCTTAAGGACCCATCAGGACCTATCAGACAGACTCTAAGCCCTCACACCTTGTCAGTCTGTCATCACCTTGATGGTTCCTGAAGACCTGAGGTTAGCTGGCAGCTTGGCTGGATGATTAGGAGGGTTAATGACTTGTTGGTTAAATAGAGGCTTATTTTCTGTCTAATTGGTGCTGTCACCAGGTCTAAGTATCACAAACTGCTTCTTAGCACCTAGTTGTCTTGACAGCAAGCGATACTTAGCCAACAGGTTGAcagtataaataaataattctggtGTCGTTAATGAAACATAACAATAGTACTACTCGCACATTAAACTATTCCAGATTTATTATGGAGTTAAGAAGTACTCTAATAAAGACTACAGTCAGAAGAGCTGCTCCTATCAAGACATCGGTCTGAGTAAGAAGTGCTGTGCTTCAACAGAATAGTATCGATCTCATTGTCAATTCCTGAACATTGTTCTCAATTTAAAACCCACTTTTATGTTctttgtctgatgaaaccaaaggCACTACAGTGCAACTCTCTTTTACTGCCAGTTTTACATAGAGGTGACATCTTTTTGGATTCCCTCTGTTTCAGTTTATCAACCCcacagtgtgagggagagagaggaatttgTCAACAGAAGCCCAAAGCTATTTCCTTTTGGCCCCTGGGGAAAGAAAGTATGCTGACTTCCCTTCTATCACAGAAGCATTATGTAACAGGCTCTGCTCTGAGCTACTATACTGAC from Oncorhynchus kisutch isolate 150728-3 linkage group LG15, Okis_V2, whole genome shotgun sequence encodes:
- the LOC109878027 gene encoding neurogenin-1-like, coding for MCTAMETVYSDMDSSSCDYFMQDDEDSCSSMHASSPSSSIGKPASPASDSQGSCSTDLAQKKRRRGRARNEATVHVVKKNRRVKANDRERNRMHSLNDALETLRTVLPAFPDDSKLTKIETLRFAHNYIWALSETIRIADIEQRQNKSRADAPLLLPNLRVMDAPSPGSDACSWSSSASSSSSSPSYCTSSSSSPAAQNDYGCFQTDVRQYSYHNFVPGMSY